A genomic stretch from Larus michahellis chromosome 7, bLarMic1.1, whole genome shotgun sequence includes:
- the IDH1 gene encoding isocitrate dehydrogenase [NADP] cytoplasmic → MSKKIHGGSVVEMQGDEMTRVIWELIKEKLIFPYVDLDLHSYDLGIEHRDATNDKVTVEAAEAIKKYNVGIKCATITPDEKRVEEFKLKQMWKSPNGTIRNILGGTVFREAIICKNIPRLVSGWVKPIVIGRHAYGDQYRATDFVVPGPGKVEMTYTPKDGGKPVTYLVHNFESCGGVAMGMYNLDQSIKDFAHSSFQMALSKGWPLYMSTKNTILKRYDGRFKDIFQEIYDREYKSQFEAKKIWYEHRLIDDMVAQALKSEGGFVWACKNYDGDVQSDSVAQGYGSLGMMTSVLICPDGKTVEAEAAHGTVTRHYRMHQKGQETSTNPIASIFAWTRGLAHRAKLDNNTSLKNFAVALEEVCIETIESGFMTKDLAACIKGLPNVTRSDYLNTFEFMDKLAENLKVKLASLPRL, encoded by the exons ATGTCTAAAAAAATCCATGGAGGCTCTGTTGTGGAGATGCAAGGAGATGAAATGACACGGGTCATCTGGGAACTGAttaaagaaaagctgatttttccTTATGTAGATCTGGATTTGCACAG CTACGACTTGGGCATTGAACACCGTGATGCTACAAATGATAAAGTGACTGTGGAAGCTGCTGAAGCCATAAAGAAATACAATGTTGGCATAAAGTGTGCAACCATCACTCCTGATGAGAAAAGAGTGGAGGAGTTCAAGTTGAAGCAGATGTGGAAGTCTCCCAATGGAACAATTAGAAACATCTTAGGTGGCACTGTCTTCAGGGAGGCTATTATCTGCAAGAACATTCCCCGACTGGTGTCTGGATGGGTGAAACCCATTGTCATTGGCCGTCACGCTTATGGGGATCAA tacagAGCAACTGATTTTGTGGTACCTGGACCTGGAAAAGTAGAGATGACCTACACTCCAAAAGATGGAGGCAAACCAGTCACGTATCTGGTCCATAACTTTGAAA GCTGTGGTGGTGTAGCCATGGGAATGTACAATCTTGACCAGTCTATCAAGGATTTTGCCCACAGTTCCTTCCAAATGGCACTGTCTAAAGGCTGGCCACTCTACATGAGCACCAAGAACACCATCCTGAAGAGATACGATGGCCGCTTTAAAGACATCTTCCAAGAGATCTATGACAG AGAATACAAGTCACAGTTTGAAGCCAAAAAAATCTGGTATGAGCATAGGCTCATTGATGATATGGTTGCTCAGGCCCTGAAATCTGAAGGAGGCTTTGTCTGGGCCTGCAAGAACTATGATGGGGATGTGCAGTCTGACTCCGTTGCACAAG GCTATGGCTCCCTGGGGATGATGACCAGTGTGCTGATCTGCCCTGATGGCAAGACTGTTGAAGCAGAAGCTGCTCACGGCACAGTTACTCGTCACTACCGCATGCACCAGAAAGGCCAAGAAACCTCCACTAACCCCATTG CCTCCATCTTTGCATGGACAAGAGGACTAGCTCACAGAGCTAAGCTGGACAACAACACTAGCCTCAAGAACTTTGCAGTTGCCCTGGAAGAAGTTTGCATTGAGACCATCGAATCTGGCTTCATGACAAAGGACCTTGCTGCCT